One window of the Labeo rohita strain BAU-BD-2019 chromosome 9, IGBB_LRoh.1.0, whole genome shotgun sequence genome contains the following:
- the wars2 gene encoding tryptophan--tRNA ligase, mitochondrial isoform X1: MALSMRCNVKSVFRFIHKGNSHRRLFKAGKATGATSLPKGQVFSGIQPTGVPHLGNYLGALESWVALQDEYSTVMYSIVDLHSITQPQDPQMLRDNILNMAASLLACGIDPTRSILFQQSQVSEHAELSWILGCLTSMPRLRHLPQWKMKSKQKNEGSVGLYTYPVLQAADILLYKSTHVPVGEDQIQHLELAQDLARIFNNQYGEFFPEPRALLSGTRKVKSLRDPSSKMSKSDPQKLATVFLTDTPDDIVLKIRRAVTDFTSEVTYEPESRPGVSNLVSMHAAVSGQSVEEVVRLAKGMDTGQYKNVVAEAVVQKLQPIRLQIQRLRADRGHLESLLAKGAEKARSLAAPVMTEVRKLVGFY; encoded by the exons AGTCTTCCTAAAGGACAGGTTTTCTCAGGAATCCAGCCCACAGGTGTTCCTCACTTGGGGAACTATCTGGGAGCTTTAGAGAGCTGGGTGGCCCTGCAGGATGAGTACAGTACGGTCATGTACAGCATCGTAGACCTTCATTCCATCACTCAGCCTCAGGATCCTCAGATGCTCCGAGACAACATCCTGAACATGGCCGCCAGTCTGTTGGCCTGTGGCATAGACCCGACTCGCTCCATCCTTTTCCAGCAGTCTCAA GTCTCAGAACATGCTGAGCTCTCATGGATCCTAGGCTGCCTTACCAGCATGCCTCGTTTACGGCACCTGCCTCAATGGAAG ATGAAGAGCAAGCAGAAGAACGAAGGCAGTGTGGGGCTTTATACGTACCCGGTGTTACAAGCAGCAGACATCCTGCTCTACAA ATCCACACATGTGCCAGTAGGGGAGGACCAGATCCAGCATTTGGAGCTCGCCCAGGACTTGGCCCGCATCTTTAACAACCAGTATGGAGAGTTCTTCCCAGAGCCTCGTGCCCTGCTCA GTGGCACACGAAAGGTGAAATCTCTCAGGGATCCATCCTCTAAGATGTCCAAGTCAGACCCCCAAAAGTTAGCTACCGTCTTCCTGACCGATACGCCTGATGACATTGTCCTTAAGATTCGCAGAGCTGTGACTGACTTCACATCTGAAGTGACTTATGAGCCTGAGAGTCGGCCTGGTGTATCAAACCTAGTCTCCATGCACGCAGCTGTGTCCGGACAGAGCGTGGAGGAGGTGGTCAGGCTGGCTAAAGGTATGGACACTGGACAATACAAGAATGTGGTGGCCGAGGCTGTTGTACAGAAGCTACAACCCATTCGGCTACAGATCCAAAGACTGAGAGCCGACAGAGGCCATCTTGAGAGTCTGTTAGCCAAAGGAGCAGAGAAAGCCCGCAGCCTCGCAGCTCCTGTGATGACAGAAGTCAGAAAACTGGTGGGCTTCTATTAA